From the Verrucomicrobiota bacterium genome, the window GGCGTCATCTGGCCCGTCAGCGTCGCGCCCTACGAAGCCTGCATCACGCCGCTCGCCGTCGCGCCCGGCAGCGCGGGCATGAAGCTCGCCGAGCAACTCTATGCCGGACTCACCGCGCGCGGCATCGAGGTGATCCTCGACGATCGCGACGAGCGTCCCGGCGTGAAGTTCAAGGATGCCGACCTTGCGGGCTTCCCGCTGCGCATCGGCATCGGCGAGAAGTCGCTCGCGAAGGGTGAAGTCGAGCTCAAGCCCCGCGGCGGCGCGATCACCTTTGTGAAGTCCGGGGATGCCGTGGCGCAAGTCGTGGAGTGGATTGAAACCGAGCGCAAACGGTTGGCGAGCTAGAGTCCTTTCACTCGACGCCCCATTTCGCGCTCGTTACGCTGCCGCGCCATGACACTCGAAGACCATCTCGGCGACATCCTCCGCAAGGCCCGCATGATGACGAAGGTCGACCCCGCCGCCGCCGCCAAGGCCGCGGGATTGACCGAGGCCGAACTCGCCGCGCTCGAGGACTCCGGCACGTTCACCCGGCGCCCCGATCTCCCGGCGCTTTCCGCGCTCATCGATCTGAGCGCGACGAAGGTCGAGGGCATCGTGAACCACTGGCTTCCGAAGCCCGTGGACCTCACGACGTGGCGCGAACTCCGGCAGATCACCACCGAGGACGGCATGAGCGTCCACGCCTACCTCGCGTGGGACGAGGTCACCCGCGAGGCGGCGGCGTTTGACACGGGCTTCACCGCGGAACCGATCTTTGCGCTGCTCGCCGGGCACAAGCTCGACCTCAAGCACCTCTTCATCACGCACACGCATCCCGACCATATCGCGGGCGTCGAGGCCATTCGCGCGAAGTTCCCGCAGGTGCGCATCCACACCGATGCGAAGAGCGCGCCGCCGCAGCACAAGAACCGCCGCAACGACTGCATCCACCTCGGCAGCCTGCGCGTCACCAACCGCGACACACCGGGCCACGCGGAGGACGGCGTCACCTACGTCATCGGCAACTGGCCTGACGACGCGCCGCACGTG encodes:
- a CDS encoding MBL fold metallo-hydrolase, with the translated sequence MTLEDHLGDILRKARMMTKVDPAAAAKAAGLTEAELAALEDSGTFTRRPDLPALSALIDLSATKVEGIVNHWLPKPVDLTTWRELRQITTEDGMSVHAYLAWDEVTREAAAFDTGFTAEPIFALLAGHKLDLKHLFITHTHPDHIAGVEAIRAKFPQVRIHTDAKSAPPQHKNRRNDCIHLGSLRVTNRDTPGHAEDGVTYVIGNWPDDAPHVAIVGDAIFAGSMGGAKDHGPLAKSKVRDQILSLPATTLICPGHGPLTTVGEQREHNPFFH